Proteins encoded in a region of the Sander lucioperca isolate FBNREF2018 chromosome 4, SLUC_FBN_1.2, whole genome shotgun sequence genome:
- the cygb2 gene encoding cytoglobin-2 produces MSRRESPPPPSPPLAPQLLGVQRGEEDRPERAEPLSDTEREIIQDTWGHVYKNCEDVGVSVLIRFFVNFPSAKQYFSQFQDMEDPEEMERSSQLRHHARRVMNAINTVVENLHDPEKVSSVLALVGKAHAIKHKVEPMYFKILSSVMLEVLAEDFPEFFTAEVQMVWTKLMGAVYWHVTGAYTEVGWLQVSSSAV; encoded by the exons ATGTCTCGTAGGGAGTCTCCGCCGCCGCCCTCTCCACCTCTAGCTCCGCAGCTGCTGGGagtgcagagaggagaggaggatcgTCCGGAGCGTGCCGAGCCGCTGTCCGACACCGAGAGGGAGATCATCCAGGACACGTGGGGGCACGTTTACAAGAACTGCGAGGACGTGGGGGTGTCTGTGCTCATAAG GTTCTTTGTCAACTTCCCATCAGCCAAACAGTACTTCAGCCAGTTCCAGGACATGGAGGATCCAGAGGAGATGGAGCGAAGCAGCCAACTTCGGCACCATGCCCGCAGGGTCATGAATGCCATCAATACTGTGGTGGAGAACCTCCATGACCCGGAGAAGGTGTCGTCAGTGCTGGCCCTGGTGGGAAAGGCCCATGCTATCAAACACAAGGTGGAACCCATGTACTTCAAG ATTCTGAGCAGCGTGATGCTGGAGGTGTTGGCTGAAGATTTCCCAGAATTCTTCACAGCAGAGGTGCAGATGGTGTGGACCAAACTGATGGGGGCGGTGTACTGGCATGTGACAGGGGCCTACACAGAGGTGGGTTGGCTCCAGGTCTCCAGCTCAGCAGTGTGA